One region of Camelina sativa cultivar DH55 chromosome 6, Cs, whole genome shotgun sequence genomic DNA includes:
- the LOC104790407 gene encoding uncharacterized protein LOC104790407, which translates to MDSSIQPSAITVEEYEDLERFHDHGFVYKRKKRCCIADALETSKPPDPELDRVVEERNLRIRKNRAMKKLKRKQQSEIELWEILSNSSNAMQEKADRFRATQRGEGRLNADETMSFPESSTTQRGREFGGGDASAPSSMLDELLFMAEAQEAVINDFFKQCEVVENICRIEEEEKKQSFFDLPIWSSPTDLMTSLCDTD; encoded by the exons ATGGACTCATCAATTCAGCCGTCAGCGATTACCGTAGAAGAATACGAAGATTTGGAACGTTTCCACGACCACGGCTTCGTTTACAAACGAAAAAAGCGATGCTGTATCGCCGACGCTTTAGAAACGTCAAAACCGCCGGATCCAGAATTAGATCGGGTGGTAGAGGAGAGAAATCTAAGGATACGGAAGAATAGAGCAATGAAGAAGCTCAAAAGGAAGCAACAGAGTGAGATCGAGCTGTGGGAGATTTTGTCGAACAGTTCGAATGCAATGCAAGAGAAAGCAGATCGGTTTCGAGCGACGCAACGAGGAGAAGGGAGGTTAAACGCGGACGAAACGATGTCGTTTCCTGAGTCCTCTACAACACAAAGAGGTCGAGAATTTGGCGGAGGAGATGCTTCTGCGCCGTCGTCTATGCTCGACGAACTTCTGTTTATg GCGGAAGCACAAGAAGCGGTGATCAACGACTTCTTCAAGCAGTGTGAAGTTGTAGAGAACATATGtagaattgaagaagaagagaagaaacagtcCTTCTTTGATCTTCCCATATGGAGCTCACCAACGGATCTAATGACGTCGCTTTGTGATACTGATTAA
- the LOC104698700 gene encoding uncharacterized protein LOC104698700, whose amino-acid sequence MGYIYKLGGHMHYLSIVEHRDGLECGACDRSYGDAYSCDSCEFNIHLKCEFLLKLQSLFYHPCHDGHRLNLLTTGAPDHTDPKCHICGKNTKRLLCHCYDCKLNLDIDCMFDAMCARSNLNFPWHHHPLLMFDYYGDDMKCEVCDLPSGKVYLCPLCRFMVHEKCVSVLNTPEITHSSHSRHPLKLVTEGAPGYTDPKCHLCGEDTGRFIYHCDMCKFNLDLVCAIDNPPPVALSNLKVHEHTLTLMPRLISFVCDACGTKGDRSPYLCHQCDFMIHQTCAYLPRLIHVNHHDHRISYKYPVGVREARCGVCWEDIDWSCGAYSCSLCPRYAIHSLCAVRDDVWDGEELDGVPEDIEDIEPFKRNDDNTITHFAHEHNLMSLSKDGEETSLCGGCVRPIGSYTFYKCSKSDCGFILHETCANLLKKKRHFLSPEPLTLCLQSQRYTEACRACRQVSCEGFMYSTNYENQNFDLLCSSITVPFIHGGHDHQLLYLKLQDDDVKMCQNCLIHEGDVVIGCKKCNYYLDFRCATLPLTVTLPRYDDHPLTLCYGDEKASGKYWYTPNQEKRSKSLINWWLIIALHGRFATRVVVVAQLHEMTITTKEGSKEAGSSGGTITPAADQVEHAVLPTPNAPRKAATTESPETFVIARNLASPTTTEPTPNPAQLTLLNSQPVSNIDELFRGILARLDQQEQRTNTRLDALTATQVESQEEINHLQAVRQGSTNIFSAGMMPRPNAITDGLERDPNSRID is encoded by the exons ATGGGTTATATTTATAAGTTGGGAGGTCACATGCATTATTTATCCATCGTTGAGCATCGTGATGGTTTGGAATGCGGTGCTTGCGATCGATCGTATGGTGATGCCTACTCATGCGATTCTTGCGAGTTTAATATTCACTTGAAATGTGAATTTTTGCTCAAGTTACAATCTCTATTCTACCACCCTTGTCATGATGGACATCGTCTTAATCTTCTCACAACCGGAGCTCCTGATCACACCGACCCAAAATGCCATATTTGCGGTAAAAATACTAAGCGCCTTCTTTGTCATTGTTACGATTGTAAACTCAATTTGGATATCGATTGCATGTTTGATGCCATGTGTGCTCGATCCAATTTGAATTTCCCGTGGCACCATCATCCTCTATTAATGTTTGATTATTATGGTGACGATATGAAATGCGAAGTGTGTGATTTGCCCTCGGGAAAAGTCTACCTTTGCCCTCTTTGTAGATTTATGGTTCATGAGAAATGTGTCTCCGTACTTAATACACCAGAGATCACTCACTCGTCTCATAGCAGACACCCTCTTAAGCTTGTTACCGAAGGAGCTCCTGGTTACACAGATCCAAAATGTCATCTATGTGGAGAAGACACTGGAAGGTTCATATACCATTGTGATATGTGTAAGTTCAATCTAGATTTGGTTTGTGCGATTGACAATCCTCCACCAGTTGCTCTTTCAAATCTGAAGGTCCATGAGCATACACTCACACTCATGCCAAGGCTGATCTCCTTCGTTTGTGATGCTTGTGGGACAAAAGGAGACCGTTCTCCTTATTTGTGTCATCAATGCGATTTCATGATTCATCAAACGTGCGCATATTTACCACGTCTTATTCACGTCAATCACCATGACCACCGCATTTCGTACAAGTATCCTGTTGGTGTTCGAGAAGCCAGATGTGGAGTTTGTTGGGAAGATATTGATTGGTCATGTGGGGCCTATTCTTGTTCTCTTTGTCCTCGTTATGCTATTCATTCACTATGCGCAGTAAGGGACGACGTGTGGGATGGGGAAGAGCTCGATGGAGTACCTGAAGATATCGAAGATATCGAGCCATTCAAAAGGAATGATGACAACACAATCACTCATTTCGCTCATGAACATAACCTCATGAGCCTCAGCAAAGACGGTGAAGAAACCAGCTTGTGTGGAGGATGTGTTCGTCCCATCGGTTCTTACACATTCTACAAATGTTCAAAATCAGATTGCGGTTTCATTCTCCATGAAACGTGTGCTAATCTTCTTAAAAAGAAACGACATTTTCTGAGCCCAGAACCTCTCACTCTTTGCCTCCAAAGTCAACGCTACACAGAAGCTTGCCGAGCTTGTCGTCAAGTTTCTTGCGAGGGGTTCATGTACTCTACAAATTATGAGAATCAAAACTTTGACTTACTATGCAGTTCGATTACAGTGCCATTTATCCATGGAGGTCATGATCATCAATTACTATACCTCAAACTACAAGACGATGACGTCAAGATGTGCCAGAACTGCCTCATCCACGAAGGAGATGTCGTCATAGGCTGTAAGAAATGCAACTACTATTTGGACTTTCGTTGCGCGACTCTACCATTAACGGTAACGCTTCCAAGGTATGATGATCATCCACTCACTCTATGTTATGGTGATGAAAAGGCAAGCGGCAAGTACTGGT ATACGCCAAACCAGGAGAAAAGGTCGAAATCACTAATAAATTGGTGGCTAATAATAGCTCTTCACGGCCGCTTTGCGACACGTGTCGTTGTCGTTGCCCAG CTACACGAGATGACCATAACCACCAAAGAAGGAAGCAAGGAAGCCGGATCGTCAGGGGGAACAATAACCCCGGCAGCGGATCAAGTGGAACATGCAGTCCTCCCGACCCCGAACGCTCCGAGAAAGGCTGCCACAACGGAGAGTCCAGAAACGTTCGTCATCGCAAGAAACCTAGCGAGCCCGACGACCACAGAGCCGACTCCGAACCCAGCGCAACTCACCCTGCTCAACAGCCAGCCCGTCTCCAACATAGATGAGCTATTCCGCGGTATCTTAGCACGCCTCGACCAGCAGGAACAGCGAACCAATACTCGATTGGATGCACTAACCGCAACACAGGTCGAATCCCAGGAAGAAATCAACCATCTCCAGGCCGTTCGACAAGGTTCGACGAATATCTTCTCAGCAGGAATGATGCCAAGGCCGAATGCGATAACTGACGGGCTCGAGCGCGACCCCAACTCGCGCATCGATTAG
- the LOC104790409 gene encoding beta-1,4-mannosyl-glycoprotein 4-beta-N-acetylglucosaminyltransferase-like has translation MSDGYYNSKKTDDLCEHVCGQGSKAAKTISRLKCVLKGFDLRTYLLLFVLMPFAILAIYLHGQKFTYFFRPLWESPPKPFQTIPHYYNENVTMEALCSLHGWGIRESPRRVFDAVLFSNEKDLLTVRWNELYPFVTQFVLLESNSTFTGLPKPLVFKSNKDQFKFVEPRLTYGTVGGRFRKGENPFVEEAYQRVALDQLLRIAGIEEDDLLIMSDVDEIPSAHTINLLRWCDDIPQVLHLQLKNYLYSFEYYVDSKSWRASIHRYSPGKTRYAHFRQGNVLLADSGWHCSFCFRYISEFVFKMKAYSHSDRVRFSHYLNPKRIQDVICKGTDLFDMLPEEYTFKEIIGKMGPVPRSYSAVHLPSYLLDNAEQYKYLLPGNCVRDKQTGFK, from the exons atgtccGATGGATACTACAATTCGAAGAAGACTGATGATCTTTGCGAACATGTTTGTGGACAG GGATCAAAAGCAGCAAAAACAATCTCAAGGCTTAAATGTGTTCTCAAAGGTTTTGATTTAAGAACATACTTGCTCCTCTTTGTGTTGATGCCGTTTGCTATCTTAGCAATCTATTTACACGGCCAAAAGTTCACTTATTTCTTCAGACCTCTTTGGGAATCACCTCCTAAGCCGTTTCAAACCATTCCTCATTACTACAATGAGAATGTTACTATGGAAGCTCTCTGCAGTCTTCACGGTTGGGGAATCAGAGAGTCTCCCAGACGTGTTTTTGATGCTGTTTTGTTTAGTAACGAGAAGGATCTTTTAACTGTTAGGTGGAATGAGCTTTACCCTTTTGTGACTCAGTTTGTGCTTCTTGAATCGAACTCTACGTTTACGGGTTTGCCTAAACCTTTGGTTTTTAAGAGCAATAAGGATCAGTTTAAGTTCGTGGAGCCGAGGCTCACTTATGGGACGGTTGGTGGACGGTTTAGGAAAGGTGAGAATCCGTTTGTTGAAGAAGCTTATCAGCGTGTTGCCTTGGATCAGCTTCTTAGGATAGCTGGCATTGAAGAGGATGATTTGTTGATTATGTCGGATGTTGATGAGATACCGAGTGCTCACACGATCAATCTTTTGAGATGGTGTGACGATATACCTCAGGTGCTTCACCTTCAGTTGAAGAATTACTTGTATTCTTTTGAATACTATGTTGATAGCAAAAGCTGGAGAGCGTCTATTCACCGTTACAGTCCAGGGAAAACACGGTATGCTCATTTCCGTCAGGGCAATGTTCTGTTAGCTGATTCTGGTTGGCACTGCAGCTTCTGTTTCCGTTATATAAGCGAGTTTGTATTCAAGATGAAAGCTTACAGTCACTCAGACCGTGTCAGATTCTCTCATTACCTGAATCCGAAGAGGATTCAAGATGTTATTTGCAAAGGAACTGATTTGTTTGATATGTTACCAGAGGAATATACATTTAAGGAGATTATTGGCAAAATGGGACCTGTGCCTCGGTCTTATTCAGCTGTTCATCTTCCTTCATACCTGCTGGATAATGCTGAGCAGTACAAATACTTGTTGCCCGGTAATTGCGTAAGAGATAAGCAGACAGGGTTTAAGTGA
- the LOC104790410 gene encoding uncharacterized CRM domain-containing protein At3g25440, chloroplastic, with protein sequence MFVTRSLSRHCSRTCKWSISSLLQSDSCIRNRVISSSPVTSNGSSSEGNPNSFQPLMNHVFKGWSRGMSTSRGRSMRSKVESRMRKESGKTLREIRRAKKLKKKLMTDEERLIYNLKRAKKKVALLLQKLKKYDLPELPSPVHDPELFTSEQIQAFKKIGFKNKNYVPVGVRGVFGGVVQNMHMHWKFHETVQVCCDNFPKEKIKEMASMIARLSGGIVINIHNVKTIIMFRGRNYRQPKNLIPVNTLTKRKALFKARFEQALESQKLNIKKTEQQLRRMGVNPEDPVAMASIQRVASTFFNAIDKKEGSPYVFHGDKQSERGAGIENTEESEPGDEDSDQEELDRFIAEIEEAADKEWEEEEAAEQEESGRIRYWNREEFAGRSRTPELRSYGDSSHGFRRNERDSRSSQRRPSDSDEDDDGEMDSDDDDEIPKRFDRARSSSNTNTRRPREDFKRRSADPRPRPQVRSDDDVLSDLDNTMWESEDEEDAPPANYVSSSDDDEDENRTISASKQPRFRNSNSINNSKTKSGKQRDEDWDSD encoded by the exons ATGTTCGTCACGAGGAGTCTCTCGAGACACTGCTCGAGAACTTGTAAATGGTCTATATCTTCTCTCCTTCAATCCGATTCATGTATTAG GAATCGGGTTATATCATCGAGTCCTGTTACGAGCAATGGTAGCTCAAGTGAAGGTAATCCCAATTCGTTTCAGCCATTGATGAATCATGTGTTTAAAGGATGGTCTCGAGGTATGTCAACATCGAGAGGAAGGAGTATGAGGAGCAAAGTTGAGAGTAGAATGCGGAAAGAGTCTGGTAAGACGTTAAGAGAGATTAGGAGAGctaagaagttgaagaagaaactcaTGACTGATGAAGAACGGCTCATTTACAACCTCAAAAGG gcGAAGAAGAAAGTTGCGCTTTTGTTGCAAAAGCTTAAGAAGTATGATCTTCCTGAGCTACCGTCTCCCGTGCATGATCCCGAGCTTTTCACATCCGAGCAGATACAAGCGTTCAAGAAAATTGGTTTCAAGAATAAAAACTATGTTCCTGTTGGTGTTCGTGGAGTCTTTGGAGGAGTGGTGCAAAATATGCATATGCACTGGAAGTTTCATGAGACTGTGCAAGTTTGTTGTGATAACTTCCCTAAGGAAAAGATTAAAGAGATGGCAAGCATGATAGCAAGACTGAGCGGCGGGATAGTGATTAACATACATAATGTGAAAACTATTATTATGTTTCGTGGTAGAAACTACCGGCAGCCCAAGAACTTAATCCCTGTTAACACCCTCACAAAGCGGAAG GCTTTATTCAAAGCGAGATTTGAACAAGCGCTTGAGTCTCAGAAGCTGAAcataaagaaaacagaacagCAGCTACGGAGAATGGGTGTTAACCCTGAAGATCCGGTTGCCATGGCTAGTATCCAGAGAGTTGCCTCAACATTCTTCAATGCAATCGACAAAAAGGAAGGAAGCCCTTACGTCTTCCATGGAGATAAACAATCAGAACGAGGCGCTGGTATTGAAAATACTGAAGAATCAGAACCGGGCGATGAAGATAGTGACCAGGAGGAGCTAGACAGATTCATAGCTGAGATAGAAGAAGCAGCAGACAAGGAGTGGGAGGAAGAGGAAGCTGCTGAGCAAGAAGAATCTGGTCGGATAAGGTATTGGAACCGAGAGGAGTTTGCAGGAAGAAGCAGAACACCTGAATTGCGTAGTTATGGAGATTCAAGTCATGGCTTTAGAAGAAATGAAAGGGATTCACGTAGTAGCCAGAGGAGGCCCAGCGATagcgatgaagatgatgacggGGAAAtggattctgatgatgatgatgaaattccaaagagatttgatagagcaagatcatcatcaaacacaaacacaagaaGGCCGAGAGAGGATTTTAAGAGAAGAAGCGCCGACCCTCGACCTCGACCTCAAGTGAGGAGTGATGACGATGTATTGAGTGATCTTGATAACACAATGTGGGaatcagaagatgaagaagatgcacCACCGGCGAATTATGTTTCGAGCAGTGATGATGACGAGGATGAAAACAGAACAATATCAGCATCTAAACAACCAAGATTCAGGAACAGTAATTCAATCAACAATTCAAAGACTAAAAGTGGAAAACAGAGGGATGAGGATTGGGATAGTGATTAG
- the LOC104790411 gene encoding serine/threonine-protein kinase HT1 — protein MGSASGFYSNEELELDPKWLVDPRHLFVGPKIGEGAHAKVYEGKYRNQIVAIKIIKSGESPEEIAKRDNRFAREIAMLSKVQHKNLVKFIGACKEPMMVIVTELLLGGTLRKYLVSLRPKLLDIRLAVGFALDIARAMECLHSHGIIHRDLKPENLILSADHKTVKLADFGLAREESLTEMMTAETGTYRWMAPELYSTVTLRQGEKKHYNHKVDAYSFAIVLWELILNKLPFEGMSNLQAAYAAAFKNLRPSAEDLPGDLEMIVTSCWKEDPNERPNFTEIIQMLLRYLTTVSAPQIIPPPNRRVFSSENIVLSPESPGTCSLMSVRDGDASRQTVNTADSSEKQTKGSFFFCCS, from the exons ATGGGATCTGCAAGTGGGTTTTACTCAAACGAAGAGTTGGAATTGGATCCTAAATGGCTTGTTGATCCTCGTCATCTCTTTGTTGGTCCTAAGATCGGTGAAGGTGCTCATGCCAAAGTTTATGAGGGAAA gtATAGAAACCAAATAGTGGCGATTAAGATTATTAAAAGCGGTGAATCCCCTGAAGAGATTGCTAAAAGAGATAACCGGTTTGCTAGAGAGATTGCTATGTTGTCTAAAGTCCAGCACAAGAATTTAGTCAAG TTCATTGGAGCGTGCAAAGAGCCCATGATGGTTATAGTTACCGAGCTTCTACTTGGCGGTACATTGCGTAAATATCTAGTGAGCTTGCGGCCAAAGCTTTTAGACATTCGTTTGGCTGTAGGGTTTGCTCTTGACATTGCTCGCGCAATGGAATGTTTACACTCCCACGGAATCATTCACCGCGATCTTAAACCAG AGAATTTGATCTTATCAGCGGATCATAAGACAGTGAAACTCGCTGATTTCGGTTTAGCTAGAGAAGAATCATTAACCGAAATGATGACCGCAGAGACTGGTACATACCGATGGATGGCCCCTGAG CTTTACAGTACGGTTACGTTAAGGCAAGGAGAGAAGAAACACTATAATCATAAAGTAGATGCTTACAGCTTCGCCATTGTCTTGTGGGAACTTATTCTCAACAAGTTACCATTTGAAGGCATGTCCAATCTACAAGCAGCCTATGCTGCTGCATTCAAG AACTTGAGGCCAAGTGCAGAGGATTTACCAGGGGATTTAGAGATGATTGTCACTTCATGCTGGAAAGAAGATCCTAACGAACGGCCAAATTTCACTGAGATAATTCAAATGCTCCTCCGTTACCTCACCACAGTTTCGGCGCCACAGATCATTCCTCCACCGAACCGACGAGTATTCTCTTCAGAAAACATAGTCTTATCACCGGAATCCCCCGGAACTTGCTCTCTGATGTCTGTCAGAGATGGAGATGCCTCTCGTCAAACAGTTAACACAGCTGATTCATCAGAGAAACAAACTAAAGgaagtttcttcttctgctgctcatag
- the LOC104790408 gene encoding golgin candidate 6: MDLASRYKGVVGMVFGDNQSSNEDSYIQRLLDRISNGTLPDDRRTAIVELQSVVAESNAAQLAFGAAGFPVIMGILKDQRDDVEMVRGALETLLGALTPIDHARAPKTEVHAALMNSDLLSREAENITLLLSLLEEEDFYVRYYTLQILTALLMNSQNRLQEAILTTPRGITRLMDMLMDREVIRNEALLLLTHLTREAEEIQKIVVFEGAFEKIFSIIKEEGGSDGDVVVQDCLELLNNLLRSSSSNQILLRETMGFEPIISILKLRGITYKFTQQKTVNLLSALETINMLIMGGADTEPGKESNKLANRTVLVQKKLLDHLLMLGVESQWAPVAVRCMTFKCIGDLIDGHPKNRDILASKVIGEDRLVEPALNSILRIILQTSSIQEFVAADYVFKMFCEKNPEGQTMLASTLIPQPHPTARDPLEDDVHMSFGSMLLRGLCSGEADGDLETCCRAASILSHVVKDNLRCKEKALKIVLESPMPSMGTPEPLFQRIVRYLAVASSLKSKDKSSTLWKSYIQQIILKLLVTWTVDCPAAVQCFLDSRHHLTFLLGLVTDPAATVCIRGLASILLGECVIYNKSVENGKDAFAVVDAVGQKMGLTSYFSKFEEMQNSFIFSPSKKPPQGNKPLTRTATPSEAEINEGDEADEMVKGNEDHPMLLSLFDASFIGLVKSLEGNIRERIVDVYSRPKSEVSVVPADLEQKSGENEKDYINRLKAFIEKQCSEIQNLLARNAGLAEDLASSGRNEQSEGSEQRTSTVMDKVQMESIRRELQETSQRLETAKAEKAKIESEASSYKNIATKLESDLKSLSDAYNSLEQANYHLEKEVKALKGGDPMEVPDIEAIKEEVRKEAQKESEDELNDLLVCLGQEESKVEKLSARLIELGVDVDKLLEDIGDESEAQAESEED; the protein is encoded by the exons ATGGATTTGGCTTCCCGTTATAAG GGGGTTGTTGGAATGGTTTTTGGCGACAATCAATCTTCAAATGAAGATAG TTACATTCAGCGCCTGCTCGATCGTATAAGTAATGGTACCTTGCCTGACGATAGGAGAACTGCTATTGTAGAACTTCAGTCTGTTGTAGCAGAAAGTAATGCTGCTCAATTAGCTTTTGGAGCAGCCG GATTTCCTGTGATAATGGGCATCCTAAAGGACCAACGAGATGATGTTGAAATG GTTCGAGGTGCCTTAGAAACTCTTCTTGGTGCTCTAACGCCAATTGATCATGCAAGGGCACCGAAGACTGAAGTCCATGCAGCTCTTATGAACTCTGACTTGCTCTCCCGTGAAGCGGAAAATATAACCCTTCTTTTAAGTTTGCTG GAGGAAGAAGACTTCTATGTTCGATATTACACTCTTCAGATTTTGACAGCTCTGCTTATGAATTCTCAGAACAG GTTGCAGGAAGCTATTTTGACCACTCCTCGCGGTATAACTCGACTCATGGATATGCTAATGGATAGAGAG GTAATCCGGAATGAGGCTTTGTTGCTTCTTACACACTTGACTCGTGAAGCAGAG GAAATCCAAAAAATTGTTGTCTTTGAAGGTGCATTTGAAAAGATTTTTAGCATCATTAAGGAGGAAGGGGGGTCAGATGGTGATGTGGTTGTGCAG GACTGTCTGGAGTTGTTGAACAATCTTCTTCGCAGCAGTTCATCAAACCAG ATACTACTAAGGGAAACCATGGGTTTTGAACCCATCATTTCAATTCTAAAACTACGAGGGATTACATATAAGTTCACCCAGCAAAAG ACTGTTAATCTACTTAGTGCACTGGAGACAATCAATATGCTGATCATGGGAGGTGCAGACACGGAGCCTGGAAAAGAGTCAAACAAGCTGGCAAATAGAACAGTTTTAGTTCAG AAAAAACTGCTAGATCACCTACTTATGTTGGGTGTTGAAAGCCAATGGGCCCCTGTTGCTGTTCGCTGCATG ACATTTAAATGCATTGGAGATCTGATTGATGGACATCCCAAGAACCGTGATATCCTTGCTAGCAAAGTTATTGGTGAAGATCGGCTAGTAGAACCTGCACTAAATTCCATCCTCCGGATCATTTTACAGACGTCCAGTATTCAAGAGTTTGTTGCAGCTGATTACGTTTTCAAGATGTTCTGTGAG AAAAATCCCGAGGGTCAAACAATGCTAGCTTCGACTTTGATACCTCAACCACATCCCACAGCCCGAGATCCTCTAGAAGATGATGTTCACATGTCATTTGGAAG TATGTTGTTACGAGGCCTTTGTTCTGGTGAAGCTGATGGTGATCTTGAG ACGTGTTGCAGAGCAGCGAGCATTCTTTCTCATGTTGTGAAGGACAACCTTCGGTGCAAGGAAAAG GCTTTGAAAATCGTACTTGAATCACCTATGCCTTCCATGGGAACTCCAGAGCCTCTGTTTCAGAGGATTGTCAGATACCTGGCCGTTGCTTCTTCCTTGAAAAGCAAAGATAAATCAAGCACACTATGGAAATCATATATTCAACAGATCATTTTAAAACTGCTTGTGACATGGACTGTTGATTGCCCTGCTGCAGTTCAGTGCTTTTTAGATTCACGCCACCACCTGACGTTTTTACTTGGGCTGGTAACAGACCCAGCTGCAACAGTTTGCATAAGGGGATTGGCGTCTATTCTATTGGGTGAATGCGTCATTTACAATAAATCAGTTGAGAATGGTAAAGATGCTTTTGCTGTAGTTGATGCTGTGGGCCAGAAGATGGGGCTTACATCATACTTCTCGAAGTTTGAAGAGATGCAGAACAGCTTCATCTTCTCCCCCTCCAAGAAACCTCCACAGGGTAATAAACCGTTGACAAGAACAGCCACGCCTAGTGAAGCCGAGATTAATGAGGGGGATGAGGCAGATGAGATGGTTAAAGGGAATGAGGATCACCCAATGCTCTTGTCTTTGTTTGATGCTAGTTTCATAGGCTTAGTGAAGAGCCTTGAAGGTAACATCAGGGAGAGAATCGTGGATGTGTATAGTCGGCCAAAAAGTGAGGTGTCTGTAGTACCAGCGGATTTGGAGCAGAAGAGCGGAGAAAATGAGAAAGACTACATCAACCGTTTGAAAGCCTTTATAGAGAAACAGTGCTCGGAGATTCAG AACCTTCTTGCTCGAAATGCTGGTTTGGCAGAAGACTTGGCCAGTTCTGGCAGGAATGAGCAATCTGAAGGATCAGAGCAGAGAACAAGTACAGTAATGGACAAGGTTCAGATGGAAAGCATCAGACGCGAACTCCAAGAAACGTCTCAGCGTTTAGAGACAGCGAAAGCCGAAAAAGCCAAGATCGAATCCGAGGCATCAAGTTACAAGAACATAGCTACGAAACTCGAGTCAGACCTAAAAAGCCTCTCGGACGCATACAACAGTCTAGAACAGGCAAATTACCATCTGGAAAAAGAAGTGAAAGCCTTGAAAGGAGGAGATCCCATGGAGGTTCCAGATATAGAAGCCATTAAGGAAGAGGTGAGAAAAGAAGCTCAGAAAGAGAGCGAAGACGAATTAAACGACCTGTTAGTATGTTTGGGGCAAGAAGAGAGCAAAGTCGAGAAGCTAAGCGCAAGGCTGATAGAATTAGGAGTTGATGTTGATAAGCTTTTAGAGGATATTGGGGACGAATCAGAAGCTCAAGCGGAATCTGAAGAAGACTGA